A region from the Rufibacter sp. DG15C genome encodes:
- a CDS encoding enoyl-CoA hydratase/isomerase family protein, producing MAHYNNLLLDNQDGILFITVNRPTKMNALNIETVQEIQSAMQEVYDDEEVRGVILTGSGEKAFVAGADIAEIAELNEVNGRRFAERGQDVFSMIEECPKPVIAAVNGFALGGGCELAMACHIRVASENARFGQPEVNLGLIPGYGGTQRLTQLVGKGKAMELMMTGDLIPAQEAKELGLVNHVTAVGELMPKCLEIMNKIIAKAPLAVGMIVDCVNAWYDKEEHGYQTEANSFSRCCGSDDFKEGTSAFLEKRKPHFKGE from the coding sequence ATGGCGCACTATAATAACCTTCTGTTAGACAACCAGGACGGCATTTTGTTCATTACCGTGAACAGACCCACCAAAATGAATGCCTTGAACATTGAGACGGTGCAGGAGATTCAGTCGGCTATGCAAGAAGTGTATGACGATGAGGAAGTGCGCGGCGTCATCTTGACCGGAAGCGGCGAGAAGGCCTTTGTGGCCGGCGCTGACATTGCCGAGATAGCAGAATTAAACGAGGTGAACGGGCGTCGGTTTGCCGAGCGCGGGCAGGACGTGTTTTCCATGATTGAAGAATGCCCTAAACCGGTGATTGCCGCCGTGAATGGTTTTGCCCTAGGCGGCGGTTGTGAGTTGGCCATGGCCTGCCATATTAGAGTAGCCAGTGAAAACGCCCGTTTCGGGCAGCCAGAGGTGAACTTAGGCTTGATACCAGGCTATGGCGGCACCCAGCGCCTAACTCAGTTGGTAGGCAAAGGCAAGGCCATGGAACTGATGATGACCGGCGACCTTATCCCGGCGCAAGAGGCCAAGGAGTTGGGTCTGGTGAACCACGTGACCGCCGTTGGAGAACTAATGCCGAAGTGCCTGGAGATTATGAACAAGATCATTGCCAAGGCGCCGTTGGCGGTGGGCATGATTGTGGACTGCGTGAACGCCTGGTATGACAAAGAAGAGCACGGCTATCAGACAGAAGCCAACTCGTTCAGCCGGTGCTGTGGCTCAGATGACTTTAAGGAAGGCACCAGCGCGTTCTTAGAGAAGCGCAAGCCACACTTTAAAGGCGAGTAG